A stretch of the Campylobacter concisus genome encodes the following:
- a CDS encoding DUF4433 domain-containing protein, translated as MSNQTFLDGMSEIFHMTDSSNLKNILLHGLQNHYNSYRQVDISNQEVNARREKVEHIYGHKIHDYVPFYFNPRNAMLYKNRNNARVIILGLDVRVIKDHQDGFLISNRNASADEARFSRYLPDLQDPNFINFDDVFSPRWCNNGIANNDIKQKMMAEILINDVVYSRYIRSIYVKDQASKKAIEEQLAGDLKMYNINVIVNPAKFF; from the coding sequence ATGAGCAACCAAACTTTCTTAGACGGCATGAGCGAAATTTTTCATATGACAGACTCTAGCAACTTGAAAAATATTTTATTACATGGCTTGCAAAATCATTACAACTCCTATAGGCAAGTAGATATTAGCAACCAAGAGGTTAATGCAAGACGCGAAAAGGTTGAGCACATATATGGACATAAAATTCACGACTATGTCCCATTTTATTTTAATCCTCGCAACGCTATGCTTTATAAAAATAGAAACAATGCTCGCGTTATCATTCTAGGACTTGACGTTCGGGTTATAAAAGATCACCAAGATGGCTTTTTGATCTCAAATCGCAATGCATCTGCGGATGAAGCTAGATTTAGCAGATATTTGCCCGACTTGCAAGATCCAAATTTTATAAATTTTGATGATGTCTTTTCTCCAAGATGGTGCAACAATGGCATTGCAAACAATGATATCAAACAAAAAATGATGGCAGAAATTTTGATCAATGATGTAGTTTATAGCCGTTACATACGCTCTATATATGTTAAAGATCAAGCTAGTAAAAAAGCTATTGAAGAGCAGCTGGCTGGCGATCTTAAGATGTATAATATCAACGTCATAGTTAATCCAGCTAAATTTTTCTAA